The genomic DNA GGTCGACGAAGGTGCCGCGGAGGCGATGGGTGCGCTTGAGCAACTGGCAGAGGTCGAATCTCAGCGGGTGAACCGCCGCGTCGTGGAAGTGCGGAACCTCCTCGATGCGGCTTATACCACCGTCGCCCGCGAGACATCCGAGGCGCTGGCCGCATATGTCCGGTGAGGAGGGCCGTATGGCTGAGGTGACGGTGCAGTGCTACGACGGGGCCGCGGCCGCGGAGAAGCTTGAGACGTTCCTGCCCGCGTACCGGGAGGTCTACGCCGAGCCGCCGTACTGCGAGGGCCCGGAGGACGTCGCCGGCTTCGCCGAGTTGTTCGCCATCCAGTCCGGGCGGCCCGGCTTCCGTGTGGCGCTGGCCGTCGACGGCCGCGAGGAGGTCGTCGGCTTCGCCTACGGCTTCCGCCTGCCGCCGGACACCGGTTGGTGGCGCAACCTCCTCCGGCCCCCGCCGGCCGAATTCACCGCCGAGGACGGGCAGCGCACCTTCGCCGTGATCGAGCTGGCCGTGCGCAAGCCCTGGCGGCGGCAGGGAGTTGCACGCCGGCTGCACGCCGCGCTCCTCGACGGCCTGGCGGTGGAGA from Streptomyces sp. CMB-StM0423 includes the following:
- a CDS encoding GNAT family N-acetyltransferase; the protein is MAEVTVQCYDGAAAAEKLETFLPAYREVYAEPPYCEGPEDVAGFAELFAIQSGRPGFRVALAVDGREEVVGFAYGFRLPPDTGWWRNLLRPPPAEFTAEDGQRTFAVIELAVRKPWRRQGVARRLHAALLDGLAVERVTLTVRPEPEAAPAQAAYGSWGYRKLGKSQPATTAPVYEAMVLQLRPS